The following nucleotide sequence is from Candidatus Bipolaricaulis sibiricus.
ACTGGCCGGGCTCGGCCCAGAACTGCCCCCGCACCCGCAGGAGAAACACCCCAGGGGCCACTTCCGCGTTTTCCATCACCGGTGCACAAGCTACGGTCATTCCAGGCATTGTTGGATTTCGGCGCGCATGGCCAAGGCCGCGTGGCGGGCGTAGTCAGCGAAGTTCTTGGCTCCGTCGGGCTTGCCCCGGTGAGCCCCCAAGATGGAGCGAGCGGCCACGATCACAGCCCCATTCCTGTCCCGAAAAGCCGGGGCCACGTCTTGAGCGCTGGCCCCTTGGGCTCCATAGCCTGGAACAAGCAAACACATGTGAGGGAAGGCCCGGCGAACGGTGGACAACACTTGAGGGCTTGCTCCCACGACAGCTCCCACACTGCTGTAGCCGCACCTTCCCAAGAACCGTTCTCCCCATGCCCAGACCCGCTCGGCTACGTGCAGGTACAACGGCTTGCCCAAGGAAGGCAGCTCCTGGAATTCCTGGGCTCCAGGGTTGGAGGTCCGCACAAGGAAAAAGGTGCCCTTCTCTCCACTTTCCAAGTGCTGAAGGAACGGGGCTACGGCGTCGGAGCCAAGCATCGGGTTCAAGGTGAGGAAGTCGGCCTCGAAATCCCCTTGGAAATGGGCCTGGGCGTAGTAGGTGGCGGTGGAGCCGATGTCCCCTCGCTTGACGTCCCCAATGACGATGGCTTGGTGCTTGCGGATGTAGCGCAACGTGTCGCGGTAGCAGGCCAGGCCCACCAGGCCCAGGGCCTCGTAGTGGGCAATCTGCACCTTGTAGCAGGCCACAACGTCCAGCGTGGCGTCGACGATGGCCTTGTTGAAGGCCCAGTAGGCCTGGGCCATGTTCTCGTAGCGGTCTGCACAACCTTCGGGCAAGAGCTCCGGCGCGGGATCCAGTCCCAGGCACACCGGACCCCCTGTTTCAACGGCTTCCCACAACCTGTCGATGATCATCGAAATCCCTTCCCCGAAGGTGGCCATCAAGGTAGACCACCGTGCCCTTGCGCACCGTGGCCCAGACTTGGCCCGAGAGGCGCGTTCCCAGGATAGGCGTGTTGTGGCTCTTGGACCAGAAGAACTCAGGGGTGACTACAAACGAGGTTTCCTCTTCCACGAGCACCACGTCACCGTCGTAACCCGGAGCGAGGCGGCCCTTGTGGAGGCCCAGGATGCGCGCAGGGCCCTCTGAAAGGAGGTGGACGAGCTGGGCTAAGGAAATCAGGCCTGGCTGGACGAGGCGGGTGTGAAGGAGGGAGAAGGCCACTTCGATCCCGGAGATTCCTGGGGCCCCTTGGGCCTTGGCCTCCCGGGTGTGGGGGGCATGATCGGTGGCGATGGCGTCGAATGTTCCTGCCCGCAGGGCTTCAACCAGGGCCTGGTGGGTGGGGCGGTCCACCAAGGGGGGATTGACCACGTAGTCGCCCTCTTCCCGGGGCCAGGTGAGGTGATGGGGCGTGCCGTCGCAGGTCACCTGTACGCCTTGGCTTCTAGCCCAGGCTACGAGGTCCAGGGCGCGGGGGCTGGTGAGGTGGGTGAGGTGGAGGCGGAAGCCCAGCCGGTGGGCCAACCACAGGTCCCGGGCGGCCATGAGCTCCTCCCCCAGCTCCCCTAACCCCGGAGATTCGCAGTGCTCCATGATCACCTTGCCCAAGGCCCTGGCCTTCTTTCCTGCTTGGATCATGAGGTCGTGGCGCTCTACACCCTTTCCGTCGTCGGAGAAGGCCCACACGTAGGGAGCCAAGCCCTCTAGGTCTGCCACTTCTTGCCCGGCCAGCCCTCGGGTAATGGCCCCCACGGGGTAAACCTCCACCAAGCCCACTTGCCGGGCCTTCTCCACCACGTACCGAGCCACTTCAGGGTTGTCGCAGGTGGGGTGGGTGTTGGCCATGAGGGAAACGGCGGTGAACCCTCCCCTCACCGCCGCGGCCGAACCCGAGGCCGTGTCTTCTTTCTCGGGGAATCCGGGATCGCGGAAGTGCGCGTGGAGGTCGACGAAAGCCGGCAGGGCCACCCGCCCCTGGCCCTGCAAAACCGGGAGGCCCTGCAGATCTAAATTGGTACCCACAGCGGCGATCCGCCCGTCGTGGATGAGGATGTCCCCTTTGTGAAAAGCTCCGTCCGGGCCGACGAGGCGGACGTCGGCCATGCCTAGGAAACCTAGATCCTCAGCCGATCTCCGCAGTAGTAGCACCGGTACTCTTTGCTCTCCCGGTGGACCAGAGTGAAGATGGACTGCAACCCCGGTTCGGTGGACGTGATGCACCGGGGGTTCTTGCAGCGGAGCAGGTTCACCACCCGCTCTGGCAAGCCCACCTTGACCTTTTTCTTGACCACGCCTTCCTCGATGTAGTTCACGGTGATGCCGGGGTCCAACAGCCCCAGGGCCGCCAGGTCCAGATCCAAAGCCCCGGAGACCTTGATCATGTCCTTGCGGCCCAGTTTGGTGCTGGGCACGTTCATGAGCAGGGCCACAGGATACCCCGGCTCCTCAAGCTTCAGCTCCTTGAAGATGTTCAGGCCCCGACCAGCTTGGATGTGGTCCAGCACGATCCCCTTTTGGATGGCGTCCACCCGGAGCATCAGGCCACCCCCAGGATGCTGGCGATGAGGGCCATGCGGGCCAGGACCCCCAGCCGCGCCTGCTGGAAGTACACCGCCCGCCTGTCCTGGTCCACCTCGTAGGCGATCTCGCTCACCCGCGGCAAGGGGTGCATCACAATGGCGTCCTCGTTCATCTCCCGCAGCCGGTCCTTCGTGAGCACGTAGAAGTCCCTAAGCCGAATGTAGTCCTCTTCGTTGAAGAACCGCTCCTTTTGCACCCGGGTCATGTACAGGACGTCCACTTGACCCAGAACCCCCTCCATGCGTTCGGTCTCCTCGATTTCCGCGTCCCCCAGTTGTTTCACCTCTTCCTTCACGGGGTCGGGGAGGCGCAGTTCCTCCGGGGAGATGAGGATGAACCGGTTGTGCTTGCGGCAGGCCAGGGCCTTGATGAGGGAGTGCACGGTCCGGCCGTAGCGGAGGTCTCCGCAGAAGGCCACGGCGAGGTTGTCCAGACGGCTCTTGTACTCCCGAATGGTGAAGAGGTCGGTGAGGGTTTGGGTGGGGTGTTCACGGGCCCCATCGCCTCCGTTGATGATGGGGACAGGAGAATAAAGCGCGGCCAGCTTAGCCGCGCCCTCCTTGGGGTGGCGCATCACGATGATGTCGGCGTAGCCGGCCACTGTGCGGATGGTGTCCGCCAACGACTCCCCCTTGGCCGCGGAGCTCGTCTGGGGATCGGCCACGGTGATCACCTGCCCCCCCAACCGAAGCATGGCGGCCTCAAAGGAAAGGCGGGTGCGGGTGCTGGGCTCAAAAAACAGCGTGGCCAAAAGTCTTCCCCTGCAGACCTGGGCGTAAGCGGCGGGGTTGTGGTGGATGGCCCGGGCCAGGTCAAGAAGGGCATCGTACTCCTCAGGGGAGAAGTCCAAGGCATCTACACAATGACGACCCAGGAAGGCGTTCCCCTTGGTGGCGCTCATCCTGGGATTCGATTCTACACCGCCCAGTGTGCTGCCGGCAACTCCGGAGGCGCACCACTTGGGTCAGGCCCTGCAATCGAACAGCGCGGGCTGCCGGTGTTCGGGTGTCGGGGCGAAGGCCGTGCGCTCAACGCGGCCGCGACGCCCGAGCGCGCTGTGCCGGCGGACACGCCGACTTCTTCTGGTCGGCAGGGCCCGAGACACCAGGGCCTCCTCGGGCGTGGCCGTGGCCGGTAGCTTCTCCTGCCCAACATCCTCGCGCGTTCTGGGTAACCGCCCCTAGCGGGGGACGATCCACCCGAGGCCGTGGGCCGCCTGGGACGCCAGGGTGGTCCCTGCGTAGCGGGTGTTCGGTGGCGGGCCGGTCGCCGCGGCCAGGCCGAGGACAACGAGCATCGCGTTGACCATGTTGTAACCCATCCCATCGAGGTAGACATGGACGAGCACAGCTCCGGCGGGATCGCCGAGCACCTGGCCGGACTCCAGGTAGGCGAGGCGGGCGAACACCGTCTGGCAGGTCACCTGAGCCGCCGCTGCCCTGCAGACCGTAGCGTCAGCGGGATCGGCGTGGCTCGCGAGGTACCGGACCGTCTCCCTGCTTCCCGCGATCCAGCCCAGATCGGTCGAGCCCACGATCTGGACACCGACCCTGTTGCCGTCCAAGACGGCGAGCACTGTCGCCCACACGGACGGGTGGGGGAACCCCGGGAGCGTTCCGACCGACCCACGGATGGACCCGTGACCCAGCACTGCCGCGAGACCAAGCTTCCCCATGATCGTCCTCCGTGCGGCCACTGTAGATGTCGCCAAGCCGCCGGCTGGGGCACCAGCGTGGGGTCAGTGGGACAGAGGAAGAGGCCCCGGTCGGGGCCTCGTTCGCTATTCCCCGTCTTGAGGAGGATGGTAGGGGAGCGGGCTAAGCATCCTCTACGCCGATATCCTCCCACCTCCCCGTCGAGGGAGCGCGAAGATCCTGTGGAGAGACGGCAGAGTGACGGATGTACCAAGGCCCCGACCGGGAGGCTCGACCGTCGGCCCGTCAACGTCGGATGGCGAGCGCGGGATGAAGGCTCCGACGACTGTCCGGCGGTGTTCCTTGGGACGCGCGCGTCCTACCGGGTCCATCCCCCTCAACGGGCGACGGGGCCCGGTGGCCCCGTCGCCTTCCCTGTCAGCGGTTCTTCTCCCTTACCAGGTAACCCCTGAGCGGCTCTGGTCCGCGTCACCCTGGTTGTTCGTGCCGACGACCGTCGCCCCTTGTCCGGGTTCGCTGAGGTTCTGCTTCATGTTCTGGTCCCCGCCGGCAAGGGCAACGACCGTGCTGAGGGTCAGACCGACGACGAGGAACGCCAACGCTCTCTTCACACATCCTCCTTTGATCCGGTTCAATGACGCGCATGGTATCCCTTCGGAGACAGGCGCGCCGCCATCCGAGCCCAGACCCTCGAGCCGAGAACCCATGTGTGCTGCCCAGCCGGGGATGGCCAACCGAGCTGCGCGTCGCCGCTGGCGTATGAGCTTCACCCGACCCTCCAACGCCAGCCGGGCCCCGGGTGACCCGGTGCGTCGTGGCACGGACGCCCCGTGCGTTCCGGTGGAGTCACGTCCCGCGCCCTGTCACCACGTTGGAGCTGCCCCTGCACGCCCGTCCTGTGCCGCGGACAATGCGGCCGGTCATGGCCGCCCAGAAGGACCTCGCAGCACGGGTCAGGGACCTCCCCAGGTCCCCGGGCGTGTACCTGTTCCGGGGAGGCGACGGGGCGGTTCTCTACGTGGGCAAGGCCTCCTCCCTCCGCGACCGGGTTCGCTCGTACTTCCAGAAGGGGCGCCTGTCCCTCAAGGTCCGCCTCCTGCTGGAAGAGGCGCGCGACCTGGAGACGATCGTCACCGGAACGGAGGAGGACGCGCTCGTCCTCGAGGACGCGCTCGTCAAGAAGCACCGCCCGCGGTTCAACACCAAGCTCCGCGACGACAAGCGCTACCCGTACCTCAAGATCACCGCCGAGCTGTTCCCACGCGTCCTCGTCGTGCGTCGCCCAGCGGCGGACGGAGCCCGCTATTTTGGCCCGTTCACCTCGAGCCGCTCGATGCGCCGCGTGCTCAAGCTGGCCCACAAGCTGTTTCCGATCCGCACCTGCAACCTGCCGCTCGGGGAGAAGCGCTACGAGCGGCCGTGCCTCCTCTACCACATCGACCGCTGCTCAGGGCCGTGCGCGGGCCTGGTGAGCCCGGAGGAGTACCGGCGGGCGGTCGACGCGGCGGCCCACCTGTTCGAGGGGCGAGTGGAACGGGTGGTGGAGGACCTTGCCCTGGACATGGTCCGGGCCGCCTCCGAGGAGCGGTTCGAGCACGCCGCGCGGCTACGGGACACGATCCAGGCCCTAGAGCGGATCCGCGAGCGGCAGGCGGTGGCCCTCCCCGACCCGGTTGACCTCGACGCGGTGGCAGTGGCCGTGAGCGAGGAGCGGGGCCACGGAACGGTACTGGTCGTCCGCGGCGGACGGCTCATCGGACGGGAGGGGTTCCCCCTTGCGCTCCCCCCTGGCTCCACCCCCGAGGAGGCCCTGGAGGAGTTTCTCGACCAGTACTACACCCGCGCCACGGCGATCCCGCCCGAGGTGCTTGTGCCGGTCGCCCTTCCGGAGACCGAGGCGCTCGCCGCGTACCTCGCCGGGCAGCGCGGGGGGCGGGTCCACGTCGGCGTCCCCCGCTCCCCGGAGCGGCGGGCGATCCTGAAGATGGCGGAGCGCAACGCGGCCCTCGCCCTCAGACACGCGGAGAAGGTCGAGATTCTGCCCGCGGAGGAGGAGGCGGTGGACGAGCTCGGGGAGGCCCTCGCCCTCTCCGCCCGGCCGTGGCGGATCGAGGCGTTCGACATCTCCAACCTCCAGGGCGGCGAGGCGACCGGGTCGATGGTCGTGTTCGTGGGTGGCCGACCGCGGCGGGATGCGTACCGCAAGTTCCGGGTCCGCATCTCGGGCAAGCCCGACGACTACGCGATGATGGCGGAGGTTCTGCGCCGCCGACTGCGCCACGGCTTGAGCGAGATCGCCGACCCCACCGTCGTACGAGGTCGGTTCTCCGATCTCCCGGACCTGATCCTGGTGGATGGGGGCAAGGGCCAGCTCGGGGTCGCGGAGCGGGCCCTGGCCGAGGTGGACCTGGGCGGGATCGAGGTCGCCGCCCTCGCCAAGCGCGAGGAGCTCGTCTACGTGCCCGGCCGTGCCGATCCAATCCGACTCCCCCGCGGGTCACCTGCCCTCAGACTCCTCCAGGAGATCCGCGACGAGGCGCACCGGTTCGCGATCGAGTACCACCGCAAGTTGCGCGAAAAACGGGCGCTGGGGAGCTTGCTCGACAGCGTGCCCGGGGTGGGCCCGAAGCGCAAGGCGACGCTCCTGGCGCGCTTCGGGTCTGTGGACGGGCTGCGCCGGGCGACCCTCGAGGAGCTCCTCTCCGTCCCGGGGCTCCCCCAGGCCACGGCCGAGCTTCTGTACAAGGCCCTGCGCGCCTAGCCGGTATAATCGCGCGCCGGATCGAAAGGAGACGCGGTGAACCTAGAACAGAAGCTGCAGAAGCTCTCAGATGCGTTCGGCGTGGCCGGGTTCGAGGACGAGGTGCGGGAGGTCCTCCACGAGATGGTCGCCCCGTACGCCGAGACCTGCGAGACGGACACCCTCGGCAACCTCATCTGCTCGCGCGGAAGCGGCGATCCCATCATGCTCGACGCCCACATGGACGAGGTCGGGTTCATGGCGAAGTGGATCGAAAAGGACGGGTTCCTCCGCCTCACCGCGCTCGGCGGATGGGACGATCGGATCCTGATGGCCCACCGGGTCACCCTTCTCACCCGCACGGGTAAGAAGGTGCACGGGGTCATCGGCAGCACCCCACCCCACATCCAGTCCGACAGGGACCGCGACAAGGTCGTGCCGCTCGACGACCTGTTCGTGGACATCGGCGCCCGCAGTCGGGACGAGGCGGAGGCGTTCGGCGTGCGCATCGGCGATCCAGCGACGATCCACTACCCGTTCCTGCGCCTGCGCGAGGGGTACGTCACCGGGAAGGCGTTCGACGACCGGGCGGGGTGCCTCGTCGCTGCCGAGGCGCTGCGCCTCCTGGCAGAGGAGAAGCTCCCCTACAAGCTCGTCGCCTGCTTCTCCGTCCACGAGGAGGGCGGACTCCGTGGGGCCAA
It contains:
- a CDS encoding Orotidine 5'-phosphate decarboxylase gives rise to the protein MCLGLDPAPELLPEGCADRYENMAQAYWAFNKAIVDATLDVVACYKVQIAHYEALGLVGLACYRDTLRYIRKHQAIVIGDVKRGDIGSTATYYAQAHFQGDFEADFLTLNPMLGSDAVAPFLQHLESGEKGTFFLVRTSNPGAQEFQELPSLGKPLYLHVAERVWAWGERFLGRCGYSSVGAVVGASPQVLSTVRRAFPHMCLLVPGYGAQGASAQDVAPAFRDRNGAVIVAARSILGAHRGKPDGAKNFADYARHAALAMRAEIQQCLE
- a CDS encoding Dihydroorotase; this translates as MADVRLVGPDGAFHKGDILIHDGRIAAVGTNLDLQGLPVLQGQGRVALPAFVDLHAHFRDPGFPEKEDTASGSAAAVRGGFTAVSLMANTHPTCDNPEVARYVVEKARQVGLVEVYPVGAITRGLAGQEVADLEGLAPYVWAFSDDGKGVERHDLMIQAGKKARALGKVIMEHCESPGLGELGEELMAARDLWLAHRLGFRLHLTHLTSPRALDLVAWARSQGVQVTCDGTPHHLTWPREEGDYVVNPPLVDRPTHQALVEALRAGTFDAIATDHAPHTREAKAQGAPGISGIEVAFSLLHTRLVQPGLISLAQLVHLLSEGPARILGLHKGRLAPGYDGDVVLVEEETSFVVTPEFFWSKSHNTPILGTRLSGQVWATVRKGTVVYLDGHLRGRDFDDHRQVVGSR
- a CDS encoding Aspartate carbamoyltransferase regulatory chain (PyrI), with the protein product MLRVDAIQKGIVLDHIQAGRGLNIFKELKLEEPGYPVALLMNVPSTKLGRKDMIKVSGALDLDLAALGLLDPGITVNYIEEGVVKKKVKVGLPERVVNLLRCKNPRCITSTEPGLQSIFTLVHRESKEYRCYYCGDRLRI
- a CDS encoding Aspartate carbamoyltransferase is translated as MSATKGNAFLGRHCVDALDFSPEEYDALLDLARAIHHNPAAYAQVCRGRLLATLFFEPSTRTRLSFEAAMLRLGGQVITVADPQTSSAAKGESLADTIRTVAGYADIIVMRHPKEGAAKLAALYSPVPIINGGDGAREHPTQTLTDLFTIREYKSRLDNLAVAFCGDLRYGRTVHSLIKALACRKHNRFILISPEELRLPDPVKEEVKQLGDAEIEETERMEGVLGQVDVLYMTRVQKERFFNEEDYIRLRDFYVLTKDRLREMNEDAIVMHPLPRVSEIAYEVDQDRRAVYFQQARLGVLARMALIASILGVA
- a CDS encoding Excinuclease ABC subunit C — its product is MRPVMAAQKDLAARVRDLPRSPGVYLFRGGDGAVLYVGKASSLRDRVRSYFQKGRLSLKVRLLLEEARDLETIVTGTEEDALVLEDALVKKHRPRFNTKLRDDKRYPYLKITAELFPRVLVVRRPAADGARYFGPFTSSRSMRRVLKLAHKLFPIRTCNLPLGEKRYERPCLLYHIDRCSGPCAGLVSPEEYRRAVDAAAHLFEGRVERVVEDLALDMVRAASEERFEHAARLRDTIQALERIRERQAVALPDPVDLDAVAVAVSEERGHGTVLVVRGGRLIGREGFPLALPPGSTPEEALEEFLDQYYTRATAIPPEVLVPVALPETEALAAYLAGQRGGRVHVGVPRSPERRAILKMAERNAALALRHAEKVEILPAEEEAVDELGEALALSARPWRIEAFDISNLQGGEATGSMVVFVGGRPRRDAYRKFRVRISGKPDDYAMMAEVLRRRLRHGLSEIADPTVVRGRFSDLPDLILVDGGKGQLGVAERALAEVDLGGIEVAALAKREELVYVPGRADPIRLPRGSPALRLLQEIRDEAHRFAIEYHRKLREKRALGSLLDSVPGVGPKRKATLLARFGSVDGLRRATLEELLSVPGLPQATAELLYKALRA
- a CDS encoding M42 family peptidase — protein: MNLEQKLQKLSDAFGVAGFEDEVREVLHEMVAPYAETCETDTLGNLICSRGSGDPIMLDAHMDEVGFMAKWIEKDGFLRLTALGGWDDRILMAHRVTLLTRTGKKVHGVIGSTPPHIQSDRDRDKVVPLDDLFVDIGARSRDEAEAFGVRIGDPATIHYPFLRLREGYVTGKAFDDRAGCLVAAEALRLLAEEKLPYKLVACFSVHEEGGLRGAKAAAYRIAPKLALSLEGTIGADMPGVPEAKQPVRLGHGPAITLADRSITVKPKLARFLEQVADENEIRYQYKLPAYGSTNAGAIHTERGGILAGVVSVPCRYIHSPVSTLYLSDLEATLKLVVAFLRKAGDLL